One window of Candidatus Phytoplasma solani genomic DNA carries:
- the ltrA gene encoding group II intron reverse transcriptase/maturase produces MSTSVSDETKLSRTLSKILYCSTNNYPLKRELQQGMNNLHNTLIAFNKIATNKGAGTPGIDGNSIDRLDLKKLERYHKEYINNKYKPKPVKRIFIPKDNDKVRPLGIPTIKDRIVQKSLEQLLTPYFENQFLEWSFGFRTKKSCLDAIKRVKQRFQGIDYIIKIDLKGYFDTINHETLMKTLRKFIRKNKTLSTINKWLKAGFMKDGIKYESLSGSPQGGIISPLLANVYLHYIDIKMDELIKEGTPIRKTNPGYRKAYHQGMHHKLGIDSRINLNPKTRVEYIRYADDFIIGIKGKYDKAETIKNQVTQWLEQDLKLTVSKDKSKIVKANKSTRFLSYMVKVNSTSSKLTKKTHKKSLNGRVQIQVPKAKAKEYGYEYNWLKRGRIKHDETLASRDELEIIRTYKTIVRGIIQYFCLANNLNALTHLTYLAEYSCLKTLARKRKMTIAKVRKKVNRGATWSIPYLNKGKTKYESWTVYPWDKIKKMRNYKENPDITINPYLFQGRTNLTDRLKAEICEKCGKTTQLQIHHSGTVRNGNRKSVMNKSTKVLCIDCHRNITNQQMHDIRLNNKSKRTKKDK; encoded by the coding sequence ATGTCAACATCTGTTTCAGATGAAACTAAGCTTTCGCGAACATTGAGTAAGATTCTATATTGTTCTACAAATAACTATCCTCTAAAAAGAGAATTACAGCAAGGAATGAATAATCTACATAACACATTAATTGCATTTAACAAAATTGCAACCAACAAAGGCGCGGGTACACCTGGAATTGATGGTAATTCAATTGACAGACTCGATCTTAAAAAATTAGAAAGATATCACAAGGAATACATCAATAACAAGTACAAGCCAAAGCCTGTTAAAAGAATATTCATTCCCAAAGACAACGATAAGGTTAGACCTCTTGGAATACCTACCATAAAAGATAGAATAGTCCAAAAAAGCCTTGAACAACTCTTAACTCCTTATTTTGAAAATCAATTCTTAGAATGGAGTTTTGGATTTAGAACCAAAAAGTCCTGTCTTGATGCAATCAAACGCGTCAAACAGAGATTTCAGGGAATTGATTATATCATCAAAATTGACCTTAAAGGTTATTTTGACACAATCAATCATGAAACTCTTATGAAAACCTTGAGGAAGTTTATACGCAAGAATAAAACTCTTTCAACCATTAATAAGTGGTTAAAAGCTGGGTTCATGAAAGATGGCATCAAGTACGAATCTTTATCTGGTTCTCCACAAGGAGGAATCATTTCCCCATTACTTGCCAATGTATATTTACATTACATTGACATCAAAATGGATGAACTAATTAAAGAAGGGACACCAATAAGGAAAACAAACCCAGGATATAGAAAAGCATACCATCAAGGAATGCATCATAAACTGGGGATTGATAGTCGAATTAACCTAAATCCAAAAACAAGAGTTGAATATATCCGATATGCCGATGATTTTATCATAGGAATTAAAGGAAAATATGACAAAGCTGAAACTATTAAAAACCAAGTGACTCAATGGCTAGAACAAGATTTAAAACTAACAGTTAGTAAAGATAAATCAAAGATTGTAAAAGCCAATAAGAGCACAAGGTTTCTATCCTACATGGTTAAGGTAAATTCAACCAGTAGTAAACTCACCAAAAAAACCCACAAAAAATCCCTAAACGGTCGGGTACAAATCCAAGTTCCCAAAGCAAAAGCCAAGGAATATGGATATGAGTACAATTGGTTAAAAAGAGGAAGGATTAAACATGACGAAACATTAGCAAGTAGGGACGAATTAGAAATAATACGCACTTATAAAACAATCGTACGCGGAATCATCCAATACTTTTGCTTAGCTAACAATCTAAATGCATTAACCCATCTAACCTATCTAGCGGAATATAGTTGTTTGAAAACCTTAGCAAGGAAACGCAAAATGACAATTGCCAAAGTGCGGAAGAAGGTTAATCGTGGCGCAACTTGGTCAATTCCGTATTTAAACAAAGGGAAAACCAAGTATGAGTCATGGACTGTTTACCCTTGGGATAAGATCAAGAAAATGCGTAATTATAAGGAAAATCCCGATATCACCATCAATCCTTATCTATTCCAAGGTCGTACGAATCTAACAGACCGCCTTAAAGCGGAAATATGTGAGAAATGCGGCAAAACAACCCAACTTCAAATCCATCACAGTGGTACGGTTCGCAATGGAAACCGCAAAAGCGTGATGAATAAGAGTACAAAAGTGTTATGCATAGATTGTCATAGAAATATTACGAACCAACAAATGCATGATATCAGATTAAATAACAAAAGTAAAAGAACAAAAAAGGATAAATAG